A stretch of Streptococcus chenjunshii DNA encodes these proteins:
- a CDS encoding aldo/keto reductase, protein MTAVTLNNGLTIPQIGFGVFQVPDLSQCEEAVATALAAGYRHIDTAAAYMNESAVGKAVRESGIPREDIFVTSKLWVQDFGYENAKKAIQTSLNHLGLDYIDMYLLHQAVGDYPGAWRALEEAYREGKIKAIGVSNFYPERLADFCETVDILPAVNQIEIHPFFQRSKDLAVAKEYGVALEAWGPFAEGKFDIFNHPVLTAVGEKYGKTAAQVALRWNLDRGVIVLPKSVHKDRIEANIDVFDFTLSEEDHAKIAALDMGHSEIINYYDPAVIKMLHGIKIHD, encoded by the coding sequence ATGACAGCAGTAACCTTAAATAACGGCCTTACTATTCCGCAAATTGGTTTTGGGGTTTTTCAAGTGCCGGATCTCAGCCAATGTGAGGAGGCTGTGGCAACCGCTCTTGCAGCAGGCTATCGCCATATTGATACAGCTGCAGCTTATATGAATGAGTCAGCAGTCGGGAAAGCCGTCCGCGAATCAGGTATCCCCCGAGAAGACATTTTTGTGACCAGCAAACTATGGGTTCAGGATTTTGGCTATGAAAATGCCAAAAAAGCGATTCAGACGTCTTTAAATCATCTTGGGCTTGATTATATTGATATGTATTTACTTCACCAGGCTGTCGGCGATTATCCTGGGGCTTGGCGGGCTTTGGAAGAAGCTTATCGGGAAGGAAAGATTAAGGCAATTGGTGTTTCTAATTTTTATCCGGAACGTCTGGCGGATTTCTGTGAAACAGTTGATATTCTGCCAGCTGTTAATCAAATTGAAATTCACCCTTTCTTTCAGCGCAGTAAAGACTTAGCTGTTGCTAAAGAATACGGTGTTGCTCTTGAAGCATGGGGACCTTTTGCTGAAGGGAAATTCGATATCTTTAATCACCCTGTTTTGACCGCAGTCGGAGAAAAATACGGGAAAACAGCTGCTCAGGTGGCTCTGCGCTGGAATTTAGACCGCGGAGTAATTGTTCTGCCAAAATCCGTCCATAAAGACCGTATCGAGGCTAATATCGATGTGTTCGATTTCACCCTTTCGGAAGAAGACCATGCCAAAATTGCAGCGCTTGATATGGGACACAGTGAGATTATTAATTACTATGATCCTGCAGTTATTAAGATGCTGCACGGCATCAAAATCCATGATTAA
- a CDS encoding AbrB/MazE/SpoVT family DNA-binding domain-containing protein, with translation MQLTVNKWGNSSAIRLPKQLVQQLQLQVNDVLDYKVSGNKIILEKVATVPELTVEELFKDYQGEPVDVTPVLFERRGNEQW, from the coding sequence ATGCAACTGACAGTTAATAAATGGGGAAATAGTTCTGCTATCAGGCTTCCCAAGCAGCTTGTTCAGCAATTGCAGCTGCAGGTAAATGATGTGCTTGATTATAAAGTTTCTGGCAATAAAATTATTTTAGAAAAGGTGGCAACGGTACCTGAACTGACCGTTGAAGAACTCTTTAAAGATTATCAAGGAGAACCTGTAGATGTGACTCCCGTCTTGTTTGAAAGAAGGGGCAATGAACAATGGTAA
- a CDS encoding LysR family transcriptional regulator, protein MIDSYLLEQLLAFYRTGTLSAAAEELHISQPALSQSMKKIESMIGAPLFNRSQNKTSFNENGLLLVDYAQKVTDLQKEMIDAVRRQANYSSKLHFASIAPAPRDAVLEQAAAFRLEAVSKLLADEKQMIADLLNDKYDLAIASRIPDNRLLAAVPFFDETLYIQVPLEHSLAKYDTISFADLAGQNILILMDIGFWMDLVKTEIPSANFLYMEDNQAFTEVASAGEFPHFVTDITDLGRAAEHKKIIPIREDKAKVTFYFVFKKENRLKWDKLIERCRSASERK, encoded by the coding sequence ATGATTGACAGCTATTTACTGGAACAGCTTCTAGCTTTTTATCGGACAGGAACTTTATCTGCTGCAGCAGAAGAACTGCACATCTCACAGCCTGCCCTCAGCCAATCTATGAAAAAAATAGAATCAATGATAGGTGCCCCATTATTCAACCGCTCCCAAAACAAAACAAGCTTTAACGAAAACGGGCTGCTTCTCGTTGACTATGCACAAAAGGTAACAGACCTGCAGAAAGAGATGATAGATGCTGTACGCCGTCAGGCAAACTATTCTTCAAAACTGCACTTTGCTTCCATCGCACCAGCACCGCGCGATGCCGTTTTGGAACAAGCGGCAGCCTTCCGATTGGAAGCGGTAAGCAAGCTGCTGGCAGATGAAAAACAGATGATAGCGGACCTGCTTAATGATAAGTATGACTTGGCTATTGCAAGCCGTATTCCTGATAACAGGCTGCTTGCTGCTGTGCCTTTCTTCGATGAAACCCTCTATATACAAGTTCCGCTTGAACACTCTCTTGCAAAATATGATACGATTTCGTTTGCGGACTTAGCCGGACAAAATATTCTTATTCTTATGGATATTGGTTTTTGGATGGACTTGGTTAAGACAGAAATCCCCAGCGCTAATTTTCTTTATATGGAGGATAACCAGGCCTTTACAGAGGTTGCCTCAGCGGGAGAATTTCCTCATTTTGTCACAGACATTACCGATTTAGGCCGGGCAGCTGAGCATAAGAAAATTATTCCTATTCGCGAGGATAAAGCTAAAGTGACTTTTTACTTTGTATTCAAAAAAGAAAACCGTCTCAAATGGGATAAATTGATTGAACGCTGCCGGTCGGCTTCAGAACGGAAATAG
- a CDS encoding aldo/keto reductase: protein MRTIALNDGHTIPAVGFGVFLIPADGSTYTAVKEALAAGYRHIDTAQAYFNEAEVGRAIADSGIPREEIYVTTKLWLQDYAYDLAVKGINSSLERLGLDYIDLLLLHQPYGEVEQAWKALEEAQTAGKIKSIGVSNMTPTLWQRYVPHFNTVPAVNQVELHPYSQQKELRALLAKDKVIVEAWGPLGQGNKELLSDPAVVKLAKKYGKDVGQIILRFENQEGIVVLPKSTKPERIKSNLNIFDFELTPSELEELRALDTGKGAHDPDAPGVGEYLLSNYDIHADD, encoded by the coding sequence ATGAGAACTATTGCATTAAATGATGGGCACACTATCCCAGCTGTCGGTTTTGGGGTTTTCCTGATTCCCGCTGACGGTTCAACCTATACGGCTGTAAAGGAAGCTTTAGCTGCGGGCTACCGGCATATTGATACAGCTCAGGCCTATTTTAATGAGGCAGAGGTTGGCCGAGCTATCGCAGACAGCGGTATTCCAAGAGAAGAGATCTATGTGACAACCAAGCTGTGGCTGCAGGATTATGCTTATGATTTAGCGGTTAAAGGCATTAACAGTTCATTGGAAAGACTGGGACTGGATTATATTGACTTATTATTGCTGCATCAGCCTTACGGAGAAGTTGAGCAGGCTTGGAAAGCTCTGGAAGAAGCACAGACAGCAGGTAAAATCAAATCCATCGGAGTTTCTAATATGACGCCTACACTCTGGCAGCGCTATGTACCGCATTTCAATACAGTGCCTGCAGTCAATCAGGTTGAACTTCACCCTTATTCCCAGCAAAAAGAACTGCGTGCTCTTCTGGCTAAAGATAAGGTTATTGTCGAAGCTTGGGGTCCGCTTGGGCAAGGCAATAAGGAACTGCTGTCAGATCCGGCAGTTGTAAAGCTGGCTAAAAAATACGGCAAAGATGTCGGTCAGATTATCCTGCGTTTTGAAAATCAAGAGGGAATCGTTGTGCTGCCTAAATCGACCAAACCGGAGCGCATCAAATCCAACCTTAATATTTTCGATTTTGAGCTGACGCCGTCTGAATTAGAAGAACTGCGTGCTTTAGACACTGGTAAAGGCGCACACGATCCGGATGCCCCGGGCGTGGGAGAGTACCTCTTGTCTAACTATGATATCCATGCGGATGATTAA
- a CDS encoding aldo/keto reductase — protein MEYLTLNNKMQIPILGFGTYSVNPRQTRKYVSHAIAAGYRLIDTAQYYHNEREVGQALAESGLRRSEFFITTKTQTDGYKATVRGLDKSLQLLGGDYCDLVLIHWPTADSLGTYKALEEFYYAGKIKAIGLSNFNHLEVEEIIKETEVKPVVNQIETHPFFQQKKMHRYLNQRGLVHEAWSPLGEGLSGLMTAPAFKGLAEKYKKSPVQIILRFLTQEGIVVIPKSTNPQHIKDNINIFDFRLTEDEISSLRQLDKSQSITGWPRSMAIEK, from the coding sequence ATGGAATATCTCACTTTAAATAATAAAATGCAGATACCTATTTTAGGTTTTGGCACCTATTCGGTTAACCCCAGACAGACTAGAAAATATGTCAGCCATGCCATTGCAGCGGGGTATCGGCTGATTGATACGGCTCAGTATTATCATAACGAAAGAGAAGTAGGGCAGGCTCTGGCTGAATCGGGACTTAGGCGCAGTGAATTTTTTATTACAACTAAAACGCAGACTGACGGTTACAAAGCTACTGTCAGAGGTTTGGACAAATCTTTGCAGCTGCTTGGTGGCGATTACTGTGATTTAGTGCTTATTCATTGGCCAACTGCTGACAGTCTGGGAACCTATAAAGCTTTAGAAGAGTTTTATTATGCCGGAAAAATCAAAGCAATCGGTCTATCAAATTTTAATCATTTAGAGGTTGAAGAAATCATCAAAGAAACTGAAGTTAAACCTGTTGTCAATCAGATTGAAACGCATCCTTTCTTCCAACAAAAGAAAATGCACCGTTATTTAAATCAGCGGGGTCTGGTTCATGAAGCTTGGTCGCCTTTAGGTGAGGGACTGTCGGGATTAATGACGGCACCTGCATTTAAAGGTCTTGCAGAAAAATATAAAAAATCACCGGTACAGATTATTTTACGCTTTCTGACTCAGGAAGGCATTGTTGTGATTCCTAAATCAACCAATCCCCAACATATCAAAGATAATATCAATATCTTTGATTTCCGGCTGACAGAGGACGAAATCAGCAGTCTGAGACAGTTAGATAAAAGCCAGTCTATTACCGGCTGGCCTAGAAGCATGGCGATTGAGAAATAA
- a CDS encoding class I SAM-dependent methyltransferase, translating into MKTNYKNWVPKNMIGAFLAGFAAGLIVLLILTCSPLLAAGTLKTVLVLFFLVLTLILGLIGLWLFRMYRAFSYYGQRQLARQIVENIAAYVDLPEGGLGLDVGCGSGVLTIACAKRNPRARMIGIDPWDGEYKSYSKELCKNNAKAEGAANVSFAKGCATKLNFADETFDGVTSNYVYHNIFSKDRQAFLLETLRTLKKGGIFVIHDLITKKRYGDMQAFMRKLKAMGYEEVQLLDTTDGSFMSLKEAFWLGLSGSALLAGKK; encoded by the coding sequence ATGAAAACGAATTATAAGAACTGGGTGCCTAAAAATATGATTGGCGCTTTTCTGGCAGGATTTGCTGCAGGATTGATTGTGCTGCTGATTTTAACCTGCAGTCCGCTTTTAGCTGCCGGGACTTTAAAAACGGTATTAGTTCTGTTCTTTTTAGTTCTGACTCTTATTCTTGGGCTTATCGGTCTATGGCTTTTTAGGATGTATCGGGCTTTTTCTTATTATGGCCAACGGCAGCTGGCGCGGCAGATTGTTGAGAATATAGCAGCTTATGTAGACCTGCCGGAAGGAGGGCTAGGTCTTGATGTTGGCTGCGGCAGCGGTGTGCTGACTATTGCCTGCGCTAAACGCAATCCTCGGGCACGTATGATCGGTATTGACCCTTGGGATGGAGAGTATAAGTCTTACAGTAAGGAACTTTGTAAAAACAATGCCAAAGCAGAAGGGGCAGCTAATGTATCTTTTGCTAAAGGCTGTGCGACGAAATTGAACTTTGCTGACGAAACCTTCGATGGTGTGACCAGCAATTATGTTTATCACAATATTTTTAGTAAAGACCGCCAGGCTTTTTTGCTTGAAACGCTTAGAACCTTAAAAAAGGGTGGTATTTTTGTTATTCATGATTTGATTACCAAGAAACGTTACGGTGATATGCAGGCCTTTATGAGAAAATTAAAAGCCATGGGCTATGAAGAGGTCCAGCTTCTGGATACGACGGATGGCAGCTTTATGTCGTTAAAAGAA
- a CDS encoding type II toxin-antitoxin system PemK/MazF family toxin: protein MVSIKQGSIIKISLDPKQGHEQKGYRPYICLSHSVVTKYSNIAIFAPISNTKRDYPFYVPLKGTKTTGKVLLDQLVTIDFNARDYRYVEDVTEGLLDNLLARVKVLFEKG from the coding sequence ATGGTAAGTATTAAACAGGGCTCCATTATTAAAATTAGCCTTGACCCCAAGCAGGGGCATGAGCAAAAGGGATATCGTCCTTACATTTGTTTAAGTCATAGTGTTGTCACCAAATATTCAAATATTGCCATCTTTGCCCCAATCAGTAATACCAAACGTGACTATCCCTTTTATGTTCCGTTAAAAGGGACGAAAACAACTGGAAAAGTCCTGCTGGACCAATTGGTGACCATTGACTTTAATGCCAGAGATTACCGCTATGTAGAGGATGTTACAGAGGGATTATTAGATAATCTGCTAGCCCGTGTAAAAGTATTATTTGAAAAAGGCTGA